Genomic segment of bacterium:
GAGGTGGAGGTAGAGTTTATTCCTAATAAGGATTATAAACAAGGAGGTGGTAGTTCATGAGCATTTCGGTTCGCTTTGTTTATTTAACCGGTATAAAAGGTGATATTTTTAGTAATGCCCGGTTAATTGGCAGTTGGGATATTCATAGTCGATATTCTGAGGAGTGGACATCTGTTCCGATGAAGCAGGGAATTGGAGAGGATGGCTGTCAGTGTTTTAGTGCGATAGTCAAATTCAATGACTCTGAGCTTGGCCGGCAATTTCGCTGGGGTGTGGTGATAGACGGACCTGCCGGTAAAGACCTCTGGGGAATTTTAAATGAGATCAATGACCATAGGTCGCAAGAGCGGTATCGGGCTTTTATCCTTCAATCTGATACAGAGGAAGAGAGGTATTACCTAACCCACTGCCGAAGACTGGGGGCTAATAAATACCACTCTACCAAAAAATCTAAGCTAGGTATCCGCGTTGCTGTCTGGGCACCAAATGCCCAAAATGTTGAAGTCGTGTTTGGAAGCCAAAAGACTGGATACATTGCCGATGATGGCACGGGTATAGACCAAAGCTTTTCACCGCTTAAGATGTCTCGTGGAAGGGATGGTGTCTGGGAGACAAAGGCATCTTCCGAATTGGCAGATTTTGCCAGTTTTGACCATAAACCCTATATGTTCAGGATTACAAAAAAGGGAGGAAATGTTGCCTATCGAACGGATTTGTATTCCCGCTGCCAGATTGGTAGTGGTAAGTGGGATCCCAATGGAGAAGCGTATTGCGGCGATATTAAAAATCTTGATGGTTCAAAGAGTTGTTCAGTGGTGGGTTGATCCGGAAACAGTGACTAAAGAGTTCAAGGAACCAGTCTGGTCGGAAACAAAGTTTGTGCCAGAAGAAGAATTCTGGAAGGATGAATTTGACACTGAGCATCCTTTACCACAGCGAATTGAGGATCTGGTCATTTATGAGCTGCATATCGGAGCTATCTGGAATTGCAGGGGTGAGCCAGGAGATATCAGTGATGCGATTGCATTGCTTGATTACTTGAAGGAGCTGGGGGTTAATGCCATTGAGCTATTGCCGATGAATGAGTTTGAAGGCTGGGCATCCTGGGGATACGGCACTTCGCATTACTTTGCTATTGAGTACAGCTCGGGTGGAAGAGATCAGTTCAAGTATTTTGTCAGGGAATGTCACCGCCGAGGTATGGCAGTGATATTAGATGTGGTGTATAATCATTACCACCACTTTGCTGAACGGGCTGAATGGGCCTATGACTCTGATGCTCCAGAAGAAAATATTTACTATTGGTATGAAGGGAGGGCTTCTGACTATAAATCTTCCGATGGAGGCTATATCGACAATATGTCAACCGGATATGCCCCACGCTATTGGGATGAGATGGTGAGGAAGATGTTTATCTCCAGTGCTGTGGCACTCATGCAGGAGTTCCATGTTGATGGCTTCCGTTTTGATCAAACTACCTCTATTCATGCTTATAATGTCATTCACGCTGATGGCAGAAAGGCAGATAATGTTAATATCTTCGGACAAAAATTTCTTAGAGAATTGACCCGTACCTTGAAGTTCATTAAACCAAATGTAATTCTCACCGCAGAGGACCATTCCGAATGGGATATGGTGACAAAACCACAGGATATTGGTGGCTTAGGATTTGATGCAGTCTGGTATGCAAACTTCTACCACCACCTTATTGGTGATACAGGTCGCGGTTTGGATTTTGCCAAATTGCTCTTGATGGCCGGATGCGGTGATGATCGGCCACTTGCGATGAACTACTTTGAAGGGGTACTTAATGCGGCTGCTCATAAAAAGGTTGTCTATCATGAATCACATGATGAAGCAGGAAACTCAGAGTATTCCAGCCGAACAATTGTTATGGCGGTAAATAGAGCACGGCTTTTTGGAAAAACCCGCTCTTTTGCTGAGGCACGCTGCCGGTTTGTCTTTGGAATGGCTATGACCTCGCCCGGTACACCACTCTTCCTTATGGGTGAGGAGATTGGTGCTCAAAAGGAGTATAAATATGATACCTTCTTAGAACATAGGGAAAATCTGCTTAAAGAGCGAGAGGAAAATGGTCAGAGACTATTCAAATTCTATCAAGATCTGATTCACTTTCGGCTTAGTCATTCTGGGTTGCGGTCACATCAGATTGATGTTGTTCATGTTCATAATGATAACCGGGTGATTGCCTTCAGACGCTGGGATGATACAGAAGAGCTGCTGGTTGCAGCCAGCCTCAATAATCGTGCATTTAATTCAGGTTATGTGATTGAGAATCTGCGGTCAAGCAATGGTAGCTGGCAAGAGGTCTTTAATAGCGATGCTTCAGTTTATGGTGGTGATAATGTCGGGAACTCTGGAAATACTATCTCTTCATCCAATGGTCGGATAGATGTAGTCATTCCTGCTAATGGGTTTGTGGTATTGCAAAAAGAGTGAGAAAAATGTAGGGTGGGCATCGCCTACCAAAAAGGTAGCGGAGATGAATAGAAATCGGTGGCATTGTCTATCTTATATCTCAGAAGGGTGGAGAAACTGCGGTTATTAGGAAGAAGGCTATAATGTCAAAAAAAATTCTCACTATTCTTTCAAACTTTGGGTATTGGGGAGTTGAACTTACAGGGCCAATGGTAAAGCTTGAGGAAGCTGGCTATGAGCTTGTGTTTGCCACACCTAAAGGGAAGCGTCCCATTGCACTCCCTCCAAGTTATGACACCTCTTACTGGGATCCACCACTTGGGATTCGTGTAACAACAGAATTTGATGCAAATCAGGTTAGAGCAATCAAAGATAGTCCAAAACTTGACAATCCAATCAATATTTCCACATGGATACCAGAAAGACCATATTTTAGCACTGAGAACTTTCTCCGTAAATGGGAAGAATATTTCAAAACCGTAAAGGAACTTCAGGCTAAAATGAATGAAGAATATGCCGCTCTTCTTATTGTAGGTGGAAGCGGGCCAATAGTTGATGTAGTCAACAATCAACGAGTACATGATATTATCTTAGGCTTTTACAAATACAATAAGCCGATTGCGGCAATCTGCTACGGCGTGGCTACACTTGTATTTGCCCGTGACTTTAATGAGAGAATTCCTATTATCAGAGGTAAGCATGTCACCGGACACTGTATTGAGTATGATTATCATGATGGAACTGGTTTTGTGGGCACCGATTTCAATATGGGGCCACCGCCATATGTCCTTGAATACATCCTTTCTGATGCCGTAGGTCATGAAGGACAGTATCACGGAAATTTTGGTAAAGAAACATCGGTTATTGTTGACTATCCATTTATTACAGCCCGTTCACTCCAGTGTTCTCATGAATTTGGGGAGCAGTTTGTTAATATGTTGGAGAATGGGTTGAAGCGGTATGGATGGTAGAAGGAATATTGTGATGCGAGTCTGAAGTATAAGGAGGTAAGTAAGAATGAACGAAAATGGAGTTAGTAGGACGGTAGCAAACTCAGAGCTCGCAATTTTAGAAGGTATTAGGGCATCTCGGGCCGGAGATGTGACTAAGTTAACCACATGGTTAAAGGAAGGAAACAATCCTAACCAGTATGATTCTGATGGTTGGACGCCTCTCTTATGGGCCTCAGTCCGTGGTCATACAGAAAT
This window contains:
- a CDS encoding alpha-amylase family glycosyl hydrolase; protein product: MEKRIAAILKILMVQRVVQWWVDPETVTKEFKEPVWSETKFVPEEEFWKDEFDTEHPLPQRIEDLVIYELHIGAIWNCRGEPGDISDAIALLDYLKELGVNAIELLPMNEFEGWASWGYGTSHYFAIEYSSGGRDQFKYFVRECHRRGMAVILDVVYNHYHHFAERAEWAYDSDAPEENIYYWYEGRASDYKSSDGGYIDNMSTGYAPRYWDEMVRKMFISSAVALMQEFHVDGFRFDQTTSIHAYNVIHADGRKADNVNIFGQKFLRELTRTLKFIKPNVILTAEDHSEWDMVTKPQDIGGLGFDAVWYANFYHHLIGDTGRGLDFAKLLLMAGCGDDRPLAMNYFEGVLNAAAHKKVVYHESHDEAGNSEYSSRTIVMAVNRARLFGKTRSFAEARCRFVFGMAMTSPGTPLFLMGEEIGAQKEYKYDTFLEHRENLLKEREENGQRLFKFYQDLIHFRLSHSGLRSHQIDVVHVHNDNRVIAFRRWDDTEELLVAASLNNRAFNSGYVIENLRSSNGSWQEVFNSDASVYGGDNVGNSGNTISSSNGRIDVVIPANGFVVLQKE
- a CDS encoding type 1 glutamine amidotransferase domain-containing protein; amino-acid sequence: MSKKILTILSNFGYWGVELTGPMVKLEEAGYELVFATPKGKRPIALPPSYDTSYWDPPLGIRVTTEFDANQVRAIKDSPKLDNPINISTWIPERPYFSTENFLRKWEEYFKTVKELQAKMNEEYAALLIVGGSGPIVDVVNNQRVHDIILGFYKYNKPIAAICYGVATLVFARDFNERIPIIRGKHVTGHCIEYDYHDGTGFVGTDFNMGPPPYVLEYILSDAVGHEGQYHGNFGKETSVIVDYPFITARSLQCSHEFGEQFVNMLENGLKRYGW